AGCCAGATCGTCGAGGGCGAGATTCCCGCACGAATCGTGTACGAAGACGAGGCGACGGCTGCGTTTCTCGACGCCAATCCGCTCGCACCGGGCCACACGCTCGTCGTCCCCAAGGAGGAGTACGAACGACTGAACGACGTCCCCGACGACGTCGCCCAGGACCTCTATGCGACCATCCACCGGCTCGTGCCCGCCGTCGAAGACGCCGTCGACGCCGACGCGACGAGCGTCGCGTTCAACAACGGCGAAGCTGCAGGCCAGGAAGTCCCCCACGTCCACTGTCACATCGTCCCCCGGTTCGAGGGCGACGGCGGCGGCAACACCCACACGATGATCGGGAAACAGATCGACCTGGACGACGACGAACTCGACGAGATCGCCGGAGAGATCGAGTCGAACGCCTGAGCCGATCGACCCGCTGTCGGTTTGCAACGTCCTCCGGACCGGCCCGGTCCCGGCCCGGTGCCGTGACAGTTTTGCCGATCGCGCGTGAGCGACGCGTATGGCAAGTTTCGCCGCCCAGTTTCGTTCCCACCCGATCGCCACGACCCTCGAACTCGGGAGCGTGCTGGTCTGTTGCCTGCTGTTTTTCGGGACGTTCGTCGCGCTCGCGACGGTCCCGCCGTCGCGGTCGGCGACGCCGTGGCTCGCAATCGTCGGCGTCGGTGCGGCGTTCGTCCTGTTCTGGACGGCGATCGTGCCGCTGTACGAACGGACGCTCTAGTCGCTGGCCCGTCGCCACCAGCTATACGATCGTGCCGACGAGCAGATCGCCGTACAGCAGGGCGATCACCAACCCGGCGAACACCGGGACGAGGAACGGCGCGCCCGGCGAGATCCAGACCGTCTCCGTCTCGGCGAGGACCTCGAGCCCCTCCCGGAGTTCGTCCGCCGTGGTTCCGTAGGCCGTGCCCTCGATGTCGTCCAGGAAGGCCGCGGCACCCCACGGGTCGTCAGCGGCGGCCATCGTTCGATCGGCGTCCTGCGCGTCGGTGGCCGCGGTCGCGGCCGCAGACCCGGCCGTCCCCCCGTCGCTTCGAACGTCGGGGCCGGCCGCGACCGCCCCGTCGGTCGGCGGGTTCGGCTCGTCGGGGAGCGTCGCCGGATCCCGGTACCGATCGGGCGCGTCGCGCAGTTCGGCGAGGGTCAGCCCGCGCCAGCGGAGGTACATCCGCAGCGCGTCGAGATCGAGTCCGGTCCGGGAGACCCCCGTCGGCGTCGAGAGCAGCGTTCCGTGGGTCTCGGCGACCCGCTCCCAGGAGACTGGCCAGCCGACGAACATGACGGGGGCGACGCGACCGGCGGCGGCGTTACGGACCGCGAGGGCGATCGGGATCGCCAGTCCGACGAGGACGGCGTTGGAGAGGATCGTAAACGAGAACGCCTCGATCGGCGTGCCCGAGACGGGGAGCGTCCACGGGCCGACGGTGTACTCCGGGAAGGTCGGGAACAGCAGCGCGAGGACGAGCAACGCCTTCGCGTCCGCGCCGCCGAAGCCGCCGAGCCACCAGAACAGGTACGCGATCGGGACGACCAGACCCAGGCTGATCGCCGCCGGGACGAGAAAGTCGTAGGTCCACGCCGGACCGCCGGCCTGCCGGGCGATCCAGCCGTCCCAGACGAGCGTTCCGCCCCCGACAATTGCGAGGGGAATCCAGACGGCGCTTGAGACCCGCCTGGTACGAACGTCACGAACAGCAGCCCACGCGAAGACGGGGAGGGCGACGAGTCGCAGGAGATCCGGGACCGTCGCCGACGCGCCAGCGAGTGTCACAGGTCCCCCTGCGAAGCCCGATCTCCTTACGTTTTCGGCTCGATCGAGCACGGGAGCGCAATCCGGTTCGGCAGACACGACGATCCCGTGGCGACTGGTAAGCCGAAGGCAAAGCGACGGCGCGGCGGACCCGATCGACGCGCTCGTCGTCGCATCGACGCCCGGACGATACCCGTAGCTCAGACGGTGCTACTCGATAAATCGGTTCCAGCCGGAGGCTGGCCCTTAGATGACGCGGTTCTGCAGGTAGTCGAGGTGTTTGGCGTTGTACACGATCTTGACCTCGTCGGTCTCCGCGGAGCCGATGCAGGTCAGTCGAACGTCCTTCTCTTCGACCTCCTCGTCACTGAGGATCTGCTGCATGTCCATCTCGATCTCGCCCTCCTTGACGATCGCCGCGCAGTTCGCACAGGCGCCTGCGCGACAGGAGAAGGGCCAGTCGTAGCCCTGTGCCTCGGCGGCTTCGAGGATGTATTCGCCCTCGGCGACGTCGAGGGTGCCGTAATCCTCGTCGTCCAGACCGGCGTCAGCGGCCTGATCGAAGAGATCGTCGTCGTCCATGTCCCAGCCCTGGTCGTCCAGCACTTCGTAGTTGAGGTATTCTACCGTGGGCATCACTCAGCGATTCGAGTCCCGTACTGGTATAGCTTGCTGTTCGGACCTAAATTGTCTTTCAGCCAGAACCGAGCAATCCGATCGAAAGAACGTCACGAGTTGACGGATTTCGCGGCGAACCGGGAGATCGAACCGGAAATGTCCGGCCGAATTGCGACGAGCGCCTCGACGGGTGGAATCGGGACGAACGTCTCGACGGTTGTCGAACGTTGTCGACCCGGGCGTGTGGGTTCCGGGACCGATCGGCTCAGAACCCGAAGATCGGAACGAACTGGAACGTGAGATACGCGCCGACCGTCGCGATGAGCGGCACGACGTTCTGCATGATGATGACCCGCGCCGTCGTCGACGGATCGAACAGGTCCGACGCCCTGGGGATGTCCTCGGGTTCCTCCTCACCGATCTCGGGTGGCGTCTCGCCCTCCTCCTCGGCCGTGAGCGCACCGACGGAGACGCGGGTCTCCTCGCCCCTGCGAGCGTCGGAGAGCGTCGTCGTCCGGGTCGCGCGTCCCCAGCCGAGACCGATGATGCACATCGTCGCGACCACGACGAAACTCGCGGGGATCCCGATCGCCGACAGCATGATGACGATCGTCGACGCGATGACTGCGACGACGATCGCCGCCGTCAGCGGGAGGTTCGTGATGTCGTTGCCGAGCGTGTCGAGCGTCCGGCGGGCGATCGTGAAACAGCCCACCGCGACGGCCGCAGACCCGAGCAGGATGAGCGGGACCATCTCGAATTCCCCGGTGCCGTAGATCGGTGCGATCGCGTTCGCGATGTTGCTCGTCCCGGAGGAGAACGCCATCAGGCAGCCGATCCCGACGACGACGAACGCGCCCGTGATCTCCCGTCGGTTCGCGCCGATCCCGAACTGGAGTCGGGGGACCGTCCCCGATCGATCGACGGTGATCATCTCCCGACCCTCGCGGTCCCCCTCGATGGCGACCCACGCGTTGATCCGGGGGTAGAAGTAGCGGCCGACGACGCCGGCGACCCAGAACCCGATGATCGGAGCCACGATCCACCAGACGACGATCTCACCCATCACCGCCCAGTTGAGTTCGCCGGTCGCGAGACCGAGTGCGGCGATCGCACCGACGGCGGTCATCGACGTCGAGGCGGGGACGCCCGCGTAGTTACCCACGAACAGCGCGCCGCCGATGAAAAAGAGGACGGCGACGTTCGATCGCATGGTGAAGATGTCGGTCGTGTGGACGAGTTCGTCCCCGAGCGTCGTGACGACGTTCGGCCCGATCGTGATCGCGCCGAGAAAGAAGAAAATCGACATCAGCGCCGCTGCCATGAGTTTCGTGATCACGTTGGCTCCGACGGCGGGGCCGAACGCGGGCCCCGTCGTCGCGCCGCCGATGTTGTAGCCGACGAAGACCGCCACGAGAAGCCCCACGATAAGCAGTACTTCTGTCACAATGATATCCACACGAGCCGTCCCTAAAAACGCGCCTATTTGTCCCCGGTGTCGGCAGACGGATTCCGGGCGTCGATCCAGGTCCGGTGACGGCGATCGGCGGTCGATCGGCGACGGAAACGGCTGAGCTAGCCCCCACGACTCGATCCGGCCCGTGCAGCGACCGCACACCCGATCCAGTGGGGATCCCGTGGACGATCCCAAAGCGTTTCACCGAACCGTACCCTACATCGGGACATCATGTCGTCACGCGCACCATCGGTTCGGTGGAGTGGCAGTCCGCAGGGCGGACGCGTTTCGTCGCAGTCACGGACGGCGCTGATCGATTCGGTCGCGCCCGTCAGTCGACTATGAGACCGGCACGTGTCGATGCGATCATCGACCTCGCGTACGGCGGGTTGATCCTCCTCTCGATCGTCCTGATCGCGACGCTCGACATCCGGATCGGGCTGACGTTCGGGCTGGGCGTGTTCGCCTCGTACATCCTGCACGTCGTCTGGAAGATGGCCCGGTTCGATCCCGACTGGATGACCCGGACCGTCCAGGAATCGGTCGAGCAGACCGTCGGCGACGCCGTCGAGGAACAGGTCGAAGCGACGATGAGCGAGACCGTCGAAGAGTCGGTCGAGCGGACCGTCGGCGACACCGTCGAAGAGTCGGTCGAGCGGACCGTCGGCGACACCGTCGAGGAACGCGTCGAACGAACCGTCAGTGACACCGTCGAACAGACGGTCGGCGACCAACTCGACGAGGTGCAGGCGCAGGTCGATTCCGTCGACGAGCGAGTCGACCGGCGGCCTCGCGAGGAGGAAGTCGAGGAACTCATCGAGGAATCGACCGAGGACGACCGGCCCGACGCCTGATCGGCCCCAAGTCGACGGCCGGTCACCGGACGACGACGACCGGGGTCGGCGACTGACGAACGACTTTCTTGGCGACGTTGCCGACGTAGAAGTAGTCCGAAATGGACCCGCCGTGACTGCCGACGACGACCGTATCGTAGTCGTCGGCGCAGTTGATGATCGCGCGAACGGGATGTCCCAGTTCGACGACCGTCTCGAGGTCCGCGTCCCCGTCGGCGACGTCGACGAGTTCCCGCGCCCGATCGAACACCGGTTGCGCGTGTTCCTGGGCCGCTTCCTCGAGGTCGTCGGCGAGGGCGAGCCCCGACGCCTCGCCCCACATCGACGACGGTTCGCCGACGACGGTCAGGACGGTTACCTGGGCGTCCGGATAGGCCTCGAGGGCGTACTCGAGTGCGTGTTCGCTCATCTCCGAGCCGTCCATCGGAACGAGAATGTGTGAAATCATACCCGATCTACGATGGCGGCGCGAATAAACGCCGGGGACGGCGACGGACACTCACCCGACGAACGGAACCGCCGTGAAGAAGCCGTAGGCCAGCAGCGTCGACATCGACGGCCCGATGATCCACATCGAGACGTACTTGACGATCGCTCGCGGATTGAACAGATCGCCCGCTTTCAGGACTTCCTCGGGCTCTTCTTCACCGATTTTCGTGATCGGGGCGTCCGGATCCGCCTTCAGCGCCCCCATCGTCATCTCCGTGTCGACCTCGCCGCGAATGGCCTCCTGGGCCGTGACGGGACGGGTCGCACGCCCCCAGCCGAGGCCAACGATCGTCATCACGGACGCCATCACGAGGCTGATCGGAATGCCGGCCCACGAGAGGATCGTCGTGATCGTCGAGGCGGTGATCATGACGATCAGGGCCGCGAGCAGCGGGATATCGCTGAGTTCGCCGCCGACGGATTCCATCGTCCGGCGGGCGATGGTAAAGCCGCCGAATCCGATCGCGAGCGTCGCGATGATGATGGCGGTGTCGACCTGGAGATCGCCGCCGCTGACCAGCGGTGCGACGGCGTTCGGGACGTTGCTCGCCCCGGCGCTGAACGCCATGTAACAGCCGATGACGAAGACCACGATCGTTCCGCCGAGTTCCTGGTAGGTCGTGTTCGGGCCGAGCGCCAGCGTCGGGACCGAACCGCTGCGATCGACGGCGAGCAGCGGTCCCTCGGAGGTGCTAATTTCGAACCGTCGGTTGAGTTCGGGGTAGACGTATCGGCCGACGGTCGCGCCGATCCAGAGCCCGATAATCGGCGTGACGATCCACCACGAGATGATCCAGCCGATCGTCGCGAAGTTGGTCGTCTCGGTCGCCAAACCGAGGCCGACGATCGCGCCAACGGTCGTCATCGACGTCGGAACGGGGACGCCGAAAACGTTCGCGACGAGAATCCCCAGCCCGATGAAAAAGAGGACGGCGACGCCCGCCGCGAGCGAGATTTCGATCGTGATTATGTCGCCCGATAGCGTGTCCATCACGTTTCGACCGACGGTCCACCCGCCGAGGAAGACGAAAAACGTCATCAACGCCGCAGCCGTGACCTTGCTCAGGATTCCGGCACCCACGGCCGGCCCCCACGCGATCCCAGTCGACGAGCCACCGATGTTGAAGCCGACGAAAATCGAGACGACGACCCCGACCAACAGCACGGTTTCGACCATCGGTGGATAGTAGAGGTGTACTAGTGAAATAAGTACTGGGAGCGATCGCCACGTTACGCGACGGATAGGCGCCCTCGATCGCGCCGTGGCACGAACGCGTCGGGTCGGTCTCGGTCGACGGTGGATCCCGCCCGCGGCCCGCGGCAGTCGTCTCGCCTCTCGCCGGTTCGATCACACGCCCCAGAAGAACTCGATTCCGAGCACGGTGACCACCGACAGCAGGAGTTGCAGCGGCGCGCCGATCCGGAAGTAGTCGCTAAACCGGTAGCCGCCGGGTCCGTAGACGAACAGGTTGGTCTGGTAGCCGATCGGTCCCAGGAAGGCGGTGCTCGCGGCGAACGTCACCGCGAGGACGAACGCGAACGGGTTCGCGCCGATGCCCGCCGCCGCGGCCGCCGCAACCGGGATCAGCAGGACGACGCTCGCGTTGTTGCTGATGACCTCGGTGATGAGGCCCGTCACGATGTAGAACAGCCAGAGCACGACGAGCGGCGGCAGGAAGCCGGCCGTCTGGACGACCAGGAACGCGAGGTAGGCGGCCGCGCCCGTCCGTTCCAGGGCGATTCCAAGGGGGATCACGCCCGCCAGCAGGAAGATGATGTCCCACTCGACGGCGTCGTACAGTTCGTTGGGATCGAGGACCCCCGTGACGACCATCGCGACCACGCCCGCGAGTGCCGAGAGCAGGATCGGATATACCTCGAGGGCCGCGACCGCGACGACGCCGATCATGATCGCCACGGCGATCGGCGCTTTATCGGAGCGGTACTCGGGCCGGGGCGGTTCGCGGGCGACGATCACGTCGTTACCCCGCGAGAGGCGATCGAGCGTGTCGGGAGGTGCCTGCACGAGGAGCGTATCGCCGACATCGAGTCGACGGCCGACGAGGCGCTCGCCCACGACCGTCCCGCGATGCCGGAGGCCGAGCACCGCGGCGTTGAACTCCTCGCGGAAGCGTTCGGGATCCAGTCGTTCCCCGACGAGTCGCGAGTCGAGCGAGACGACCAGTTCCGCGAGCAGGCCCTGGGAATCCGCCGCCGAGATTTCCGCCGCGGACTGCGGATCGCCGACGAGTTCGACGCCCTCGGCGTCTTCGAGCGTCGTAAACGCGTCCCGGTCCGTCCGGACCACGAGCACGTCGCCCGCCTCGAGACGCGTCTCCTGGCGCGGTGCGACCGATCGGTCCTCGTCGCGGACGACCTGCACGACGTCGACCTCCGGACCCAGCGCGGCGGTCGCGTCGCGGATCGTCCCGCCGGCGAGCGGCGACCCGGGGACGACGGCTACGTCCGCGATGTAGTCGCCGACCGCGTACTCCTCGACGTAGTCGGCCCGCGCCGGGACGCGTTCCGGCAGGAGGTAGTGGCCGACGAAGATCAGGTAGAGCGCCCCGACGAGGACGACGATCGCACCGAGTCCCGTGAACTCGAACATCGAGAACCGGTGGAGTTCGGGGTAATCGGCACCCAGCCGGGCGCTGATGTCGCTGGCGAGGATGTTCGTCGAGGTGCCGATGAGGGTGAGCATCCCCCCGACCTGCGAGGCGTAGGACAGCGGGATGAGCAGCTTCGACGGCGAGGTGTTCCCCCGGTTGGCGACGTCGGTGACCACGGGAACCAGCAACGCGACGACGGGCGTATTGTTCAGAAAGCCCGAGACGGGACTCGTCGCGAGGACGGTCGCGAACAGCTGTTTGCGGAGGCTCGTGCCCGCATAGGCGGCCATCCGACGGCCCAGTTCCTGGACCAGCCCCGTCCGGCTGATCCCGCCGCTCAGGATGAGCATCGCCAGCACGGTGATCGTCGCGTCGTTCGCGAAGCCGGAGATGCCGGTGCTCGAATCGATCCCCGTCCACGGCTCCAGCACGACGAGGACGACGATCAGCAGGATCGCGGTCACGTCGATCGGGAGTCGCTCGGTGAGAAAGAGGACGAGCGCGAGCGCGACGACGCCCAGCACGACGAGGATGTCCGTCGTCAGTTCCGGCTGCATCGCAGGCTCCTGGACGAGCGGCAGGCAGACCGAAACCGACATGATACGGTCAACGCCGACCAGAAATGTAATAATTCTGGTTGGATCGCGAACAGCGTGGCACCGATGGCGATTCGGCGAAACCGTCGGCTTTACTCGCGTCCGGTCCCCGAAGTCGGGTATGAGCACCGACGACGCAGGCGACGCCGACAGCGACGGGGCGTTCGAAGTGATCCCGGCGGTCGACGTCCAGGACGGCGAGGTCGTCCAGCTCGTCCAGGGCGAGCGGGGCACGGAGAAGACCTACGGCGATCCCGTCGAGGCCGCCCGCCGATGGATCGACGCCGGCGCGGAGACGCTCCACCTCGTCGACCTGGACGGCGCGTTCGAGGGCGACCGGGCGAACGCCGACGCGATCGAGGCCGTGATCGACGCCGTCGACGTCCCGACCCAGCTCGGGGGCGGGATCCGGACCGCCGCGGACGCGATCGATCTGCTCGATCGGGGCGTCGATCGGGTCATCCTCGGCACGGCGGCGGTCGAGAATCCCGAGATCGTGGCCGAGATCAGCGAGACCTACCCCGAGGGCGTGGTCGTCAGTCTCGACGCGAAGGGCGGCGAAGTGGTCGTCGAGGGCTGGACCGAGGGCGCCGGCGTCTCACCCGTCGAGGCCGCCGAGCGGTACGAGGACCTCGGCGCGGCCGCGATCCTCTTTACGAACGTCGACGTCGAGGGTCAACTCGAGGGCGTCGCGACCGAGCCCGTCCGTGAACTGGTCGACGCGACCGAGATGCCAGTGATCGCGAGCGGCGGCGTCGCGACGATCGAGGACGTTCGGGCGCTCGCGGACGCCGGTGCGGCCGCGGTGGTCGTCGGCAGCGCGCTGTACGAAGGACGGTTCACGCTCGAAGCGGCGCAGGCTGCGATCGAAGAGCGCTGAGCCTCGCCGATCCCGATCGTCGTCGCGACCGGGAGCGCGGCGCGAGCGACGCGAAGTCGTGCGATCCACCGTCAGCGAACGCTTCTGGACATCGCGGAGACGAACTGCTGCTCGAGGAGAGGACAGAAGGACAAGAGGCAGGAGGGCACCGCGAGGGCAGCCAGCGACACGGACCGTCGGCGAATCGATTCACGTCTCCTGGTTGTACCCGTGGCCGACGTAGAGAGCTACCACGTTGAGCCCGAGGAGGGCGAGGAACGTGAGCGTGGCGGTGGCGTCGTCGAGACCCTGCGCGAGCAACGGCAGGTGGACGAACGGGAGGGCGATGGCGATCCAGAACGAGAGGAACTGGGCCGGGCCCTTGACCGATCGGGCGAGCCGGCTCCGGCGCCCCTCGTGCTGTCGCTCCGCTTCAGGGTTCGACGGCGCGATCGATTCGTTCGAGAGCGGGGAGTGGTTGGACATTGATCGACGATTCACCTCGTCGTATTCACGACATTCACCGTAGACGTCATATAACGGGTTGAATATTGCACCTGTTTCGGCTCGTTTCACCTCGTTAACCGGTCCCCAACCGACGTTTCGAAACCGGCTAACGAACAGTTAGACGTTTTATCGAACTATCTGAGCCCGTTTCGGTAGTTGACCGGTAGTGAGAGGCCACGATCGGTCGCGTCGTGATATCGGGCATCGGAGCGGTCAGGGCGAGCGGAATCCCCTTGTACCGTCGGCGGTATCGATACGGCATGAGCGAGCGAACGGCGACCGTGATGCGCGAGACCGCCGAGACGGCGATCGAGTGTACCGTGACGATCGACGGGAGCGGGACCGCCACGGTCGAGACGGGCATCGGCTTCTTCGATCACATGCTGACGGCCTTCGCCAGGCACGGTCTGTTCGACCTCGAGATCGAGTGCGACGGCGACCTCGAGATCGACGACCACCACACGGTCGAGGATTGCGCGATCGTCCTCGGGGAGGCGATCGACGAGGCGCTCGGCGATCGGTCGGGCATCGTCCGCTACGCCGATCGGCGGGTGCCCCTCGACGAGGCGGTGGCGAGTGCGGTGGTCGACGTGAGTAGTCGCCCGCGCTTTTACTTCGACGGGGAGTTCTCACAGGAGCAAATCGGGGAGTTCACGACCGACATGGCGAGACACTTCGCCGAATCGCTCGCGACGAACGCCGGACTGACCCTGCACCTCGCGGTCGAGGGCGAGAACGCCCACCACGAGGTCGAGGCGCTGTTCAAGGCCCTCTCCCGGACCCTCGACGACGCGACGCGGATCGACGACCGCCGGGAGGGGACACCCAGTACGAAAGGAACGCTCTAGCGTCGGCTCCGTCCCGAACCGATGGCGAGAACCGATAGTCTCGAGTCAGTTCTCGGCCGCGTTCGACGATGGATGGGCGCCTCGTTCGACGACGGAAGTGATACTAGGGACGGCGGAGAAGCCGTCCGTCCTCGGTGAACTCCCCGTCCTCGATCGCCCGGTCGATAATCGCTTCTACCTCGTGGTTCTCGAGGTCGTACGCGCCGGCGGCGAGCGACTCGACGGCGTCGCGTTCCATCGGGAACTCGCGGTTGCGCAGCAGGCGAACGACCTTGGCGTAGGCTTTCGAGGGGTGGTCTCGCGTCGCAGTGGCCGCCGCGACGGCGTCGGTCCCGGATTCCCCGTCCCGATCGGCACTCGCCTCGTCGCCGTTCGCTTCCGCGTCAGCGGTGTCGGCAGCCGTCGTCTCGTCACCGTCCGTTTCGGCGGTGGCGTCGGCGCCGGCTTCACTCGCGGTCGAGTCGTTGCCGCCGAAACCGGAGTCGCGATCGGTCTCACCGGACTGTGCGTCGTGCTCGACGGTGATTCCGTCGATCGATCCGCCCTCGTCGCTGCCGGTCGCCGTCCCGGCGACGCCGGTGCCATTGACGGTGTCGTCGGCGTCCACGGTGGACCGATCGGCGTCGCCGCCATCGCCCTCGGCCGCGTTCGAACTGCTCGAGTGCGTGCGGGTCGCCGTCGACGCGTCGGTGGTCGCGACGACGGGGCCAGATCCCGTTGCGGCGGTTCCGTCGGCCCCGAGCCGAGCGAGCAGCGGTTCGAGGAGCGTGTCGAGTCGTCTCGAGCAGTCGCGACAGAGGACCACGCGTCGTTGCTCGGCGTCGGTCGGTTCGAGTTCGGGCGGCACGACTTCGAACGTGCCGACTGCCTCCGCGTCACAGAAGTCACAGCTCCGGAGTGCGCGCATAGACGAGAAATATCAGGGGCGATGTTAAAAAGCTCCGTCAGACGGTCACACCGGACCGGTCGTCGGCAGCGGTGTCGGGCCACGACTGTGGCCCGTCAACCACCGGGCATTATATTCCGGCCCGCGTACATCCGCCAGCGAATGTTCGACGAGATCATGGAGAAGTTCGAAGGGTCGCCGAGCCAGCAGGCGGTCATCCGCCTGCTCCTCGAGCGGGGCTTCTCCGTCAACGACGACGGGCGCGTGGTATCCGGGGGTATCGAGATTCCGAACACGGGGATCGCCCGGGAGATCGACGTCGATCGACGGGTCGTCGACTCGACGACTGACGCCATCCTCGAAGATCCCGAACTGCGGCGGATCTTCCAGAACATCTCGCAAGTGCCGAGCCTGATGGACCTCGCGCCGGTGCTCGACCTGACCGTGCTGTCGATCGCGGTCGACGATGCCGAACGGGAGGGGATCGTCGCCGGAGTTACTGGAACGCTGGCCGACAACGGCATCTCGATTCGTCAGACGATCAGCGAGGATCCCGAATTCACGGACGAACCGCGGCTCTACCTCGTCACCGACGAGGATCTGCCGGGCGAGGTCATCACCCAGATTCGGGATCTCGAGTTCGTCCGGAAGATCGAACTGCAGTAGCGGGTCGATCGGCGACGCGTCCCCGCGAAAGCCGAGCGGCCGTCAGGTTTCGATGGCCACGTCGTGGTTCACGAGCACGGTTTCGAGCGCGCTCGTGAGTTCCTCGAACCGGTCGATCGACATCGGATCCGTCGTCACCCAGACCCCGTGATCGCCGCGGATGACGCGCGTCAGGTAGCCGTTCTCGAACAGGCGGATCGTCGCCCGGTAGTCGCCCAGTTGCGTGTTGCGGTAGGCCGACTGGGAGCGAAAGCCGAGTCGCTCGTGATCGGCGAAGCCGACGAGGTCGGCGGTCCGCTCCAGGTCCGATCGG
The nucleotide sequence above comes from Halosolutus halophilus. Encoded proteins:
- a CDS encoding DUF7522 family protein encodes the protein MDGSEIDPEFADELRSTCRTTVGDELRSITYFTEDVVEQLYLRSDLERTADLVGFADHERLGFRSQSAYRNTQLGDYRATIRLFENGYLTRVIRGDHGVWVTTDPMSIDRFEELTSALETVLVNHDVAIET